A genome region from Leptodactylus fuscus isolate aLepFus1 chromosome 6, aLepFus1.hap2, whole genome shotgun sequence includes the following:
- the NBL1 gene encoding neuroblastoma suppressor of tumorigenicity 1, whose product MMFWFLIGFLLPVAIFAAPPPINRLALFPDKSAWCEAKNITQIVGHSGCESKSIQNRACLGQCFSYSVPNTFPQSTESLVHCDSCMPAKSMWDVVTLECPGNEEVPRVDKLVEKILRCSCQACGKELSQEGAMFNVYLNTAEEAPSPAENIGRHQHQQEEESPPTAQREGESEE is encoded by the exons ATGATGTTCTGGTTTCTGATTGGCTTTCTCCTTCCAGTGGCGATCTTCGCAGCTCCGCCTCCCATTAATAGGTTGGCCCTTTTCCCTGATAAGAGCGCCTGGTGTGAGGCGAAGAACATCACACAAATTGTTGGGCACAGCGGCTGTGAGTCCAAGTCTATCCAGAATAG GGCCTGCCTGGGTCAGTGTTTCAGCTATAGCGTACCAAATACGTTTCCTCAATCTACGGAGTCTCTGGTGCACTGCGACTCGTGCATGCCCGCCAAGTCCATGTGGGATGTG GTCACGTTGGAGTGCCCAGGGAACGAGGAGGTGCCCCGAGTGGACAAGCTGGTAGAGAAGATTTTACGTTGCAGCTGTCAGGCATGTGGCAAGGAACTGAGTCAGGAGGGAGCCATGTTTAACGTTTACCTGAACACTGCAGAGGAGGCGCCATCTCCTGCCGAGAACATTGGACGACACCAACACCAGCAGGAAGAGGAATCTCCTCCTACTGCCCAGCGGGAAGGGGAAAGTGAGGAGTAA